A portion of the Juglans microcarpa x Juglans regia isolate MS1-56 chromosome 1D, Jm3101_v1.0, whole genome shotgun sequence genome contains these proteins:
- the LOC121245839 gene encoding putative lipid-transfer protein DIR1, with amino-acid sequence MEFSVVKKLIFIVTVLFVAFSSIGRLQVCNAQSLCNVPYSGLMECKPSVTPPNPTAPSASCCSALSHADLRCLCSYRNSNLLPSLGIDPNLAMQLPGKCKLPNAAHC; translated from the coding sequence ATGGAGTTTTCTGTAGTGAAGAAGCTGATCTTTATTGTGACTGTGCTGTTTGTTGCCTTCTCGAGCATCGGGAGGCTTCAGGTTTGCAACGCGCAAAGCTTGTGCAACGTGCCCTATTCTGGACTAATGGAATGCAAGCCATCTGTGACACCTCCAAATCCTACCGCGCCTTCCGCCAGCTGCTGCTCTGCACTCTCGCATGCCGACCTTCGATGTCTTTGCTCCTACAGAAACTCCAACCTGTTGCCTTCCCTTGGAATTGATCCAAACCTTGCCATGCAGCTCCCCGGAAAGTGCAAACTTCCTAATGCTGCTCATTGCTAA